Below is a genomic region from Methanobacterium sp..
TATGATATAAACCTTATTGGGGAGTACAACATCGACGGGGATCTCTGGTTGCTTAAAGATTACTTTAAAGAAATAGGAATAAATGTCTTGAGTACTTTCACAGGTGACTGCTGTCATGATGAAATAGGATGGATGCACAGGGCAAAATTAAGCGTGGTAAGGTGTCAGAGATCTTCTACTTACATAGCAAAAATGATAGAGGACAAATACGGCGTCCCTTACATGAAAACTGACTTTTTCAGTACTAAATACTGTGCAGAAAACTTAAAAACTGTAGCAAGATTCTTTGATCTGGAAGATAAAGCAGATGAATTAATTGCTAAAAAAATGGCTGAAGTAGGTCCTGAATTAGAATTTTATAGAAAGAAATTAGCTGGGAAAAAAGCGTTTATCTTTTCTGGTGGGCCTAAAAGTTATCACCTTTCTATACCATTACAGGAAGAGTTAGGAATGGACGTCACTGGTGTTTCATCCATGTTTGAACACGAAGATGGATTTGAAAAGATGAAAGGCAGAATAAAAGAAGGTGGCCTTGTAATTGACGATCCTAACGCACTCGAACTGGAAGAACTAATCGAAGATTATGATATAGATCTGATTATGGGTGGTGTAAAAGAGAAGTACTTTGTCCATAAATTGGGAATACCCTGTCTATTGATTCACTCATATGAAAACGGACCATACATTGGATTTGAAGGATTTGTGAACCTTGCAAGAGATATGTACGCTGCTATTTACAATCCGGTATGGAATATGCTTGAATTTGAAGAGACTGAAGAACCAGATATACCAAACGTTGAAGAGGAGGCAAAATAATGAGCATGAATCTTATAGAAAAAGACAGAGTAGCTACAATTAATCCTCTAAAAACCTGTCAGCCGCTAGGAGCAATGTGGGCTGTCACTGGGATTAGTAGGGCGGTTCCTTTAGTTCACGGTTCTCAAGGATGCTCAGCATTCGTTAGATACTGCCTCTCTCGTCATTTCAGGGAGCCTTCCGAAATTGCTGTAACATCCCTTCACGAGGATGCGGCAGTTTTTGGTGGAAGAAAAAATCTTGTTGAAGGTATCCAGAACGTTGCAATAAGGCTTAAACCTGATTTCATTGGTGTAATTACCACATGTTCCAGTGAGATCATCGGTGATGATGTAATTGGGTTTATAAAAACAGCAAAAGGAGAACTTAAAGAAAAAATTGGTGAAGAAGCAACTGAAAAAATAAAAATTGTACCAATAAGTACTCCAAGTTTCGTTGAAACACACCTTAAAGGCTACGATAATACAATTAAAGCTTTGGCTGATTACGTAGCTGAACCTTCAGAACCCAATGAAAAGATAAATATAATTCCTGGAATGGTAAACCCTGGAGATATACGTGAAATAAAACACATGCTCAGACTCATGGATATTGAAAGCATAGTCCTTGCGGATATTTCCGATCCATTTGATGCGCCACTCAGGCCATCTACAACTGAATACAAGCCGTATTATCCAAAGGGAGGAACAACTGTAGATGAAATCGTTGATTCGGCAAACAGTGTAGGTACCATATCTCTTACTAAGTATGCTGGTTCAGGTGCTTTATCTCTGGAGAAAAAATACAACGTACCTGCAGAACTTGGTCCAATCCCTATAGGTGTTCGAAATACTGATCAATTCCTTAGGAACTTGAAAAAACTCACAGGTCAAGATATCCCTGACTCGATCTTGGATGAAAGAGGTTTATTGATAGATTCCATGGCGGATGTAGCTTCAAGATATCTCTTTGATAAAACCGTAGCTATCTATGGAGATCCTGAAATTACCTCTGGAATAGCAAGGTTCGTTGGGGAACTTGGTATGGAACCAAAACTGGTTCTTACTGGATCTAAAAGTCAGGAATTTGTTAAAGACATAGAAAAAGTAGCCAAAGAAACTGGAGCTGAAATAGATACCATGGTTGATCAGGATTTAAGGTCAATGGAAGTGTATCTCAAGGACAATCCTGTGGATCTGATGATAGGCGGATCAGATGCAAGGCTCATGGCTAAAGAAAATGACATTCCTCTGGTAAGAGTCGGCTACCCGGTTTATGACCGTGTAGGATACCACAGGCGCCCTATAGTGGGGTACAATGGTGGTATTTATCTTATGGATCTGATAACTAACACAGTACTTGAAAAATACTATGAACCAGAACACTGGAAACTCCAGCAGTAGATTAATAGATAGATAGGCTCGATTGGGCCTATTGTATTTTTTTTAGATTATTTAACTAATTAAGGAGAAATATTTAGAATTTAGGGGTATTTATAATGGAACCTGTTACTGAAACATTTGAGTCTCGTAAAAAACACGTGTGTGTAAAAGGAGAAGGATTATCTATTCCTGTATGTGATAAGGCCAGTCTTCCAGGTACAGTTACCCAGAGAACATGTGTTTACGGTGGAGCAAGAATTGTTTTAATGCCAATTACAGATTCAATTCACCTGGTACACGGTCCGATAGGATGTGCTGCATGTACATGGGATATAAGAGGAAGTAAAACTTCAAGGGAAGATATATACAAAAAAGGATGTTCTACAAACTTACAGGAAAAAGATATCATCTTCGGCGGAGAAAAAAAGTTATATGAAACCATAATAGAACTTAATAAATTATACAAGCCTGGAGCAGTATTTGTATATGCTACATGTGTTGCAGGTATAATTGGAGATGATATTAAAGCAGTATGCAAAAAAGCGGAAGAAATAACTGGATGTAGAGTTATACCAGTTCAATCTGAAGGTTTTCAAAACCACAATAAGACTAAAGGGCATTGGATAGGTGGCGACGCATTACTGGACTATGTAATTGGAACAAAAGAACCTGAAGAAACTACTCCCTTTGATATCAATATAGTGGGTGAATTCAATGTTGCAGGGGATCTCTGGGGAATTAAACCCTTACTTGAAGAAATGGGTGTCAATATAATCAGTACATTAACAGGAGATTCCCATGTGGATGAAATAGCTCAGGCACACCGGGCTAAGCTTAATATAGTGCAGTGCCAGAAATCTTCAAATTACGTTGCCAAAAAAATGGAAAAAAAATATGGAATACCATTTATAAAAGTCAATTTCTTTGGTCTTGAACAAACTGTAGCCTCTTTAAGGGATGTCGCTGATTTCTTTGGAGATGAAGAAATGATAGAGCGGACCGAAAGAATAATCGAATCAGGACTCAAAGAGGTATCTCATAAAATTGAAGAGTATAAGAAAAGATTAACTGGAAAAACTGTTGCTCTCTATGTTGGAGGTAACAAAGCATGGTCTCTTGTAAGGCCTTTTGAAGAATTAGGTATGGATGTAATGATGTCTGGAACAAAAAATGGAATTAGAGAAGATTATGAAATGATCAAGGAAGCTGTAAGAGACGGTACCATAATTGTAGATGATGCAAATTCAGCAGAATTAACCAGACTTCTTAAAGAACACAGGCCAAATCTATTAATATCTGGTGCTAAAGAGAAATACATCTCATTAAAGCTCGGAATCCCATTTTGTGACTTTAACCATGACAGAATAACTGCATTTGCAGGATTTAGGGGATTTGTAAGCTTTGCAAAAGAAGTGGACGCTTCAGTTTCAAGTCCAGTGTTTGAACTAACCTCCAAAAGTTTGAGAGGTGACTAAAATGCATCACGATAAAAAATTTGCTGTAGTAAATCCCTCCAAAATGTGCCAGCCAATGGGAGCCATACAAGCCCTTTTAGGGATTAAAGACTCCATGCCTCTTATTCACGGCTCCCAGGGCTGCAGTACATATATAAGGTTTCAACTCACCCGGCACTTTAGAGAACCTATAGAAGTTGCATCAACTTCCATGAGTGAAAAAACTGTAATCTATGGTGGCGAATTCAATCTAATGAAAGCTTTAAAAAATATCACCGAAAAACAGTCTCCAAGCATGATAGCAGTTACATCAAGCTGTTTAACAGAAACCATTGGGGACGATATGGTGGGAATTATAGAGAAATTTGAAGATGCAAACCTGGACAAAGAACTGCCTGTGATCATCCCTATTTCAACTCCAAGTTATGTTGAATCCCATGTTGAGGGGTACAACCGTACTGTAAAAGCACTTGTTGAGCATTTAGCTACTCCAACAGTCAAAAATGGAAAAATCAACATAATTACAGGCAACATATCACCTGCAGATGTAAAAGAAGTTAAAAATATCTTAAAAGAGATGGACTGCGAAAGCATCATTTTAACAGACACCTCAGAAAACCTTGACGCACCACTTACTGAAGATGCTCTATCTTTATATAATGGAGGAACCACCATCGAGGAAATTGAAGATACGGCTAATTCATTAGGTACAATCTCTTTATCCAAACATGTGGATTCTGCAGGGGTATTCCTTGAGAATAAATTTGGGGTTAAATCTATATCTGGACCTATTCCCATAGGCCTTGAAAATACAGACAGTTTTGTAAAATATGTATCTGAACTTGGGGATTTAGAAATTCCTGAATCAATAGAAAAAGACCGAGGTAGACTTATAGACACAATGGTAGATGCCCATTCATACAACTATCACCGAAAAGTGGCTATATTTGGAGATCCTGACTTTGTATCTGGATTGACACGTTTCACCTGCGAAATGGGTATGATCCCAACTGTTGTATGTACTGGTACCAAAAGTAAAAGGTTTATTGAAGACATCAATAATATTTCGGAGGAAAAAGGAGTTTCGCCTACTATTTTAGCAGGTGGAGACCTTTATGATATGCACAGAGAAATTAAAGAATCTGGAGCAGATATTTTAATTGGAAATGCTTATGGGGCGAGTATAGCCCAGGAAGAAAACATCCCTCTATTTAGAGTAGGTTTCCCAGTATTTGATAGATTAGGAGCACAGAGAATATCTGTACTGGGGTATAATGGAGGTATTGACTTCGTTGACAAATTAACAAATACAATACTTGATTTCTACTATGATGAAGCTGGATATGAAATAGAAGAGCCAGAAGAAGTGGTGGAAGAATTTGCCAGGGAGGAGATTTAAGTGAAGATAGCAGTAGCATCAACAGATGGTAAGCTAGTAGATCTGCACTTTGGGGATGCAGATAGATTTTTAATATATGAAATTGAGGATGGAGAAGGTAAATTCCATGAAATAAGAGAAAAAACAGCTATGCCTTTAAATAATCATCAGGAACGTTGGGTAGCATCAATAGATCTTATAAATGATTGCAAAGCAGTTCTCTGCAATAAAATTGGAAATGAACCTACGATTGAACTTAGAAAATTAGGAATAAAACCAATACAGCTTGACTGTGAAGTTAAAGATGCTGTTAGTGAGTGTTCAAAACATCTATTGAGTTAATTGGTTCTTTATGCCAGAGATATGGTAATTTACCTGATCTAAATTTAGTAGGTGGGATTAATGTTGATAACAGTTAACATATCACTGGATTATGGGAGATGTGAAGGATCAGGATGTGGGGCATGTGTGTGTATATGTCCTACCAATGTTTTTACCCTTAAAGCGGGTTGTGTGTCAATAAAATCACCAGAATATTGTAAATTATGCGGTAATTGTTTAGAAATTTGCCCTTATGGGGCTATAGAAATAGAAGAAATAGATGGAACTTTTTAAGTATATGGGGAGATATAAATGGCTAATGTAAAAATTGATTTTGGAAAATGTGATGGCATAGACTGTGGAGAATGTGCAGATGTCTGCTCAATGGAAATTCTCAAACTTGAAGGGAACAAAATAATAATTGTGAACCCTGGAGAATGCAGTTTATGCGAAACATGCACAGATGTTTGTCCTAATGGAGCTATTGAACTGGAAGAATAATCCAGATATAGCTACAAAAAGGATAAATAAATTATTTACTTTTTTTATCGCTCAAAATCCTCGAAAATCAAAGATTTTCGGGAGCCTCCGAAAACTTGTTTTCGGGGCCGAAGAAACGTAGTTTCTTCCGGTTAGAAAATGCAACGCATTTTCTAAAAATTCAAGAATTTTTGGTGTTTACAAATCGAAGATTTGTAACCGTGAAAATTGAAAATTTTCACATGCCCCAAACACCATTGGTGTTTGAGGGTTAGGAAAATTTTTTAGTATATTTGGATAATATAACGATAATACCAGTTAATTTTATTAAAATTTAATATTCATAAGGTGATACTTCTTGAAAACAGTTGTTACAGCGTGTACTCGGGATTGTACTGGTGCATGCAGCATCATAGCAAGTGCAGAAGACGGTAAAGTTACTAAATTACGTGGAAATAAGGAACATGATGTAACTGCAGGGTTTTTATGTAAAAACACCTCCCGATATTTAAAGACTTATTTTTACAGCCCTAACAGAGTTATTCACCCTCTTTTAAAAGAGAATGGGGAGTGGAAAAAAATAAGCTGGGATGAAGCGCTTGATATTGCAGCTTCAAAGATATCTAAAGTTGTTGAAGAATATGGAAGTTCGGCAATCCTGTACTATCAAGGGTTCGGTGCCCGTACAGCTCTACAAGCTATGAACAGGCGATTTTTTAATCTACTTGGGGGAGTAACAACTACTTACGGCACAGTATGTGGTGGAATTGGTCATTCTGCAATGGAACTTGACTTTGGTACCAAAATATCCCACGATCCACTTGATCACCTCAACAGTAATTTAATAATTGTCTGGGGAAGGAACCCTGCGGCAACAGACGTGCATCTGTGGAGAATTTTAAGAAAAGCAAAAAGAAATGGAATAAAAATAGTAGTTATAGATCCTGTAAAAACAAAAACTGCAAAACAGGCAGACGAATTTATACAGCCTGCACCAGGTTCAGATTTATATCTTGCAATGTCACTTGCTAAAATCGTCTTAGAAACTGATAATGGGGACTATGATTTTATAGAAAATTATACCAAAAATTTTGATTCGTATAAAAAAATACTTGGCAAATATTCACTTGGATATTTATCTGATAAATGCGGTGTTGATTTAGACAAAATAAGAGAATTAGCACTTGAATATGCAAAGGGTAAACCTTCAAGCATCATTACAGGATGGGGGCTTCACAGATATGTACAGGGGCATCTTGCTTTCCGCATGATTGATGCTCTTGCTGCTGTAACTGGAAACATTGGGGTCTCTGGAGGGGGTGTAAGCCAGGGATTTGAGGAGTTTGAATACTTTGATTTTTCCTCTGTAGAACTAAATGAACTTGGAAAAAATCAGAGGAAGCTTCCAATGCCTAAAATCGGTGAAGCTATACTTGATACACACAATCCTCTTATAAAACTTATAGTTTTAGCCTCTGGAAACCCGGTTAATTTAAATCCAGATTCATTAAAGGTTAAAGAAGGTTTTGATAGTGCAGATTTTGTTATAATGATGGATCACTTTCTAAATGATACATCAGAAAGTGCAGATCTATTTCTGCCTACTACTACTTATTTGGAAGAAGAGGACCTAATTGGAAGCTATGGCCACAACTGGGTATCTCCAATAAATCAGGTAGTATCTCCACAAGGAGAATCAAAATCTGAATTTGAAATATTCCAACTTCTCGCGCAGAGATTGGGGATTTTTGATGAAATGTCAGGAAGTGCTAAGGATTGGCTCAAAAAACTGGCAGTACCTATATTGAATAAGGGTATAGATTTTGAAGATTTACAGAATGTTCCTCAAAGGATGATCAAAAAAACTGAAATACCATTTGGCGACAGAAAATTTAAAACAGAATCTGGACGATTTGAATTTATCGAAGAACTTTCTATCCGAGATACAGATATAGAAGAATTCCCATTAAAACTTCTTTCAACAATGGCAGAAGACTTTATAGGATCTGTAGTACCAGAAAGTGAACTGGTAGATGGATTCCTGGAAGTCCATGTCCATCCAGACATTTTAGGTGAAAAAAATATTACCGATGGGGATAAAGCACTGATTGAATCTCCTGTTGGAAGCCTCATTGTTAAAGTGAAAGAAGATGATGCGGTTAGAAAAGATTACATCCTTACATATAAAGGAGGATGGTTAAAATATAATAAATGCGTGAATGTTTTAACCCAGCCTATAATAAGTGAGATTGGGGATGGAACTCCTTACTATGATACGAGGGTAAGGATTAAAGGGATAAGTAATAGTTAGTAACGGGATTATCTGCTTCTAATGTTTTAAATCCGTAAAATAGTTTACAACTTCTTTTTTACTTTATTTTTATAACTTTTAGATATTCTGTATCATTATTATTTGAATATTCTTAATTTTTGATTAAATGTAACTTTATATATCTGTAAGTACTTACAAAACTTTAATTAAATGGACTTACTTAAAGAGGACTAAATATGGATAAAATTTTTGAAAAACGAATGGGATGGCGCCCTGATCTCCCTGATTTAAGGGATTATACATTTGAACATGACAATATAAAACCTATGCTGGAAAAGATAGGTATCGTTGAATCTGTAAAAAAGCTTCCAGCTACTACAGATTTAAGAGCATGGTGTTCTCAAGTAGAAGACCAGAAAAATCTAGGGTCATGTACTGCCAATGCAGGTATTGGACTTGTTGAATATTTTGAACGTAAAGCATTTGGTAAACATATGGATGCATCTAGACTTTTCCTTTACAAAACCACCCGAAGACTGATGGGCCTGAAAGGGGACAGTGGGGCAGACCTTAGATCAACTATGGGGGCACTGGTACTTTTCGGAGTTCCACCAGAAAGATACTGGCCTTACACAGACAAAAACCCTGATTTTGATAAGGAACCAGATACATTCTGTTATGCATGTGCTGAAAATTACCAGTCGATTCAATATGTAAAACTGGATCCTCCATCTACCCTTACAAATGATCTTTTAGATAGAATCAAAACAAATCTGGCAGCAGGATTACCTTCTATGTTTGGATTTACAGTATACAGCTCAATAGAACAGACTATGGATAACGCTGGAAAAATACCATTCCCTTGCGGCGGAGAACAAATTGAAGGAGGACATGCTATCGTAGCAGTGGGATACGATGATAAAATGAAAATTAAAAACAGCAACTGCACCAATTCCACTACTGGAGCTTTTATTATACGGAATTCATGGGGTACCAGCTGGGGTGAAAAAGGTTACGGCTGGCTGCCATATGATTATGTGCTAAAAGGAATTGCCACGGACTGGTGGACTCTTCTTAAAAATGAATGGGTTGATACTGGAGAGTTTGGACTTTAAAATAGTAATTTATACTTTTTTTTAATTTTTTAAAATAAAAAATAGTTAAAAAGTAGTTTATCTTTCTCTTTTTCCTTCAATAAACTCATTCACCATGTTATAAGCCTGTTCATCTATGAACTGTTCTGGCGGATGTTTCATGGTGTAAGCTGAGATTGATGTTAACTGACCGCCAACACCTCTTTGAAGGGCTAATTTACAGCAGCGGATTGCATCTATGACACATCCTGCAGAGTTTGGCGAGTCTTCAACGCTGAGCCTTAATTCTATGTTCATAGGTACATCTCCGAATGTTTTACCTTCCATTCTGAGGAAGCACAGCTTATTGTCCTTTTGGAATGGTACATAATCACTTGGACCAATATGAATATCCTGATCTGGAAGTCTTTCTGCAAGTACAGACTGCACAGCTTCTGTCTTTGATTCCTTTTTTGAATCAAGACGATCCCGGTTTAACATGTTCAAGAAATCGGTGTTTCCTCCAGTGTTTAACTGGTATGTGCGTTCTACTTTTACTCCTCTTTCGCGGAATAAGTTAGCTAAGGTTCTGTGTGTAATTGTAGCACCTATTTGTGCTTTAATATCGTCCCCTATTGCAGGAATTCCCTTTTCTTCGAATTTTTTAGACCATTCGGGATCACTTACAATGAAAACAGGCATACAGTTTATAAATGCAACTCCTGCATCAAGGGCACACTGTGCATAAAACCTTACGGCTTCTTCAGAGCCTACTGGAAGATAATTTACGAGCATTTCAGCTCCGCTTTCTTTTAAAACTTCTACAATATCAGATTGTTCTTCATCTGATACCACAAAGGTATAATCATCATCATAATTGCTCATGTGTGGAGCAACACCGTCTAAAACTTTGCCCATTGATACTTTAACTCCCGTTTCTGGAATTTCTGGGCAGAAAACATGGGTACAGTTTGGTTTTGCAAAAATAGCTTCGCTTACATCTTTACCTACTTTTCTTTGATCTATATCAAAAGCAGCTACTACTTCTATATCTGATGCAGTGTAATTCCCAATTAATGGATGCATTAAACCAATGGCATCTTCTGGATCCTTGTTTTTATAATAATGAATTCCCTGTATTAAAGAACTTGCACAATTACCAAGTCCCATTATTGCTATTTTTATCTTCTCCAACTATAACACCCTCTAAAATATATTGAACTGATGATATGTTTATTAATATCATTTAAAATTAATATCAAACTTTATTTTATTATTTTATCCTTATTTTAATTCTAATAAGTAGATTATCTTTAAAAAAAGATTAGCTTAATTATACTATTAAATGTTTCGATCGGCGGGTTACTGGTTATTAGAATTGATAACTATTTAAATTCAACTAAAAAGTCTAAATATTTAAAAAAATATTAATTTAATATTTTTCAGCATTTAATATTACTTTTGTAGTTAAAATAATTTAATTTGAAAAATTTGGGGTTGTGATGAAACAGGATGTATAATTTAACTAGATCCTTATTTAATGACTCCAAAACTCATAAGTCCTAGATAACCTGCTGCTGTAAGCCCTGTGCTCCATATGACAATGCCTATACTCATCCAGATTAATAATGGCCTCTTACGGGATCCTAAAGCGACTCCGAGTGCTGATCCAACTGGAGCACCGAAAAGTAATGGAGATATAAGTCCCAGTCCAACTACTCCATATTTATTCCATATTTTATAATATCTGCTGCCTTTTAAATCTTTATTTTCACCATAACGCCATTTTATAACCTTTTCTCTGATACTATCTCCAACAGCTGTAACTAGAAATGCAGCTACAATTGCCCCTAATGCTGATGCAGCTCCAATTATAACTGGATTAAGGTTGATGGCTAGTCCAAGAGGTATGGCTGCCCATAATTCCAAAATGCCTGCTCCAAAAACAAGTAATGTGCCTGTTATTACGTCCATTTTTGTAACCTTTTTAGATTATAATTTGAAGATATTACTCTAATTAATTTTGTATATAATTTTATAATTCCAAATACATTAAAACCTTTACCTGGAGTTGGTATGAGTGATTGATCAGTAGATTAATAAGTATGCCTGATTAAACTCAGTTTAATGAATACTAAAGGGGAAGTGCTGAATTGGAGAATAATCACAAAAACATTATAGCAGCGGGGATATTTCTAATTGCATTTATAATAACCTTTTTAGTGAGTGGAGATATCTTAAAATCATTAGTTTCAGGCATTTTGATTGCAATTATAACCGAAATAGTCATTAGTAAACATAAAGATGCTGAGGAAAATCACCACTTGCGGGCTGTTGAAACTAAAACAAAATCTGAACATGGTGAAAATAGTACAAAGATAATTAACTGGAAGGCCATACTTATTGGGCTAATTATTTCCCTAGTTTTATCAGTAATCCTTTTCTCCACACTTCCATCGGATGGTGCCACTGAACTATCTGAAGAAGCCTCTATATTACTTACTCTTTCAGTAATGGGATCTGTTTTCCTTGGAGGGGCAGTAACAGGTTATATGTCTGGTTCTGGTAAACGTGGCCTGGTTAATAGTGTAATTTTCGCTGTTATATTGGGGATATTAGTGATGCTTTTGGATCCTTTAATGATTATATTTGTTATTCTAGGACCAATAGGAGGAATAATTGGCGGCGCGGTTGGAAAAGTTCTGAAAAATAATTAATTTATAATAAATCTCATTTTCGCTGTTCAAGTTCGGTACCTCTTGTGCAGTAGAAATTGTATTTGATTCCAATTTCATATTCCTGTGCAAAGGGGCATGTTGGGCACATGCACCCTCTCTCTTTAGTTATGCAGGTTTCACTCTTTCCAGTTATGCAGAATAGTAATTCATCAACTTCTTTTGCACATTCATTGTAAGTTGGACAGATTGGACATATACAATCTGATTTCATCTGGTTCAGTGTGATACGTTTATTTTCCTTTGACATTTGATCTATTTCATTCATTTTTTCTTCGAACTTGTCCATTTCCTTCAACCTCTTTTGTTAAATCACTGCTATTGCCCAGTAAACAAATATCAACCATAGTATGACCAGTACTGCAGCACGAATTAAAGGTAATTTACCAAATTTCATTTTAGCTATTTTAGAACTGATGTACCAGCTTAGAATAATTAAGATTACCAGGAGAATACTGTTAATGATGCCTACTATATTCAGTGGGTCTTGGAACATGACATAAACCCATACAACGGCAGTTATAATTATTCCTAACCATATAACTGGCCTAATTGCACTGTTTACTTTTGCTGTTAGCTGTGTAATTTCTTCTGACTTTCGGGACATTATTAGCATTGCAAACAGGACCATTATAGATCCGAGGGTTAATATGATGCCTAAAAACTCGAAGAACAATGTAGTAACAGGTTTGCCGAATATTTGCTCTTTAAGAAGAGGTATTGTTATAATTGCCTTTAAAGATTCATCTGCTGGAAAAGATTCTATATATCCTACTGCCATTGAATATTTGCCTGTATTGCCCGCATTGAATACTTTAATGTAATATGTTCCAGCACTGACATTCTGGGTGAATTCAGGTCCTCGAAGGTAATAATCACCTCCAAATTCTTCAAACATAGGCATCCAGTCTGCTTTTTTCCCATCAAGTAATGCTATAGTTTTTCCAGATGAATCTGTTATCTGTGCTCTGACAAAATCACCACTTATGCCTGGGCTTTGAGGTACAAGAATATTCACATACAGTTTAAATGGTTTATTTGAAGTTATTTTATAGTAATCTGGCTGTCCATTTAAATTTCCATAAAAGGCCTGTGATATTTCTGGATTTTGAATAATAATGGGGTTGTTCATAGAGCTGTTTGTACCAGCTTCTAAACGAGGTTGATGTGCACTTACTGCACAAATAGACAAAAATAAAACAATTAGTATAATCAACGACTTTAATCCAAAATTTAAATATTTTTGGTTAGTCATGCTATATTTTA
It encodes:
- a CDS encoding C1 family peptidase, with amino-acid sequence MDKIFEKRMGWRPDLPDLRDYTFEHDNIKPMLEKIGIVESVKKLPATTDLRAWCSQVEDQKNLGSCTANAGIGLVEYFERKAFGKHMDASRLFLYKTTRRLMGLKGDSGADLRSTMGALVLFGVPPERYWPYTDKNPDFDKEPDTFCYACAENYQSIQYVKLDPPSTLTNDLLDRIKTNLAAGLPSMFGFTVYSSIEQTMDNAGKIPFPCGGEQIEGGHAIVAVGYDDKMKIKNSNCTNSTTGAFIIRNSWGTSWGEKGYGWLPYDYVLKGIATDWWTLLKNEWVDTGEFGL
- a CDS encoding molybdopterin-dependent oxidoreductase: MKTVVTACTRDCTGACSIIASAEDGKVTKLRGNKEHDVTAGFLCKNTSRYLKTYFYSPNRVIHPLLKENGEWKKISWDEALDIAASKISKVVEEYGSSAILYYQGFGARTALQAMNRRFFNLLGGVTTTYGTVCGGIGHSAMELDFGTKISHDPLDHLNSNLIIVWGRNPAATDVHLWRILRKAKRNGIKIVVIDPVKTKTAKQADEFIQPAPGSDLYLAMSLAKIVLETDNGDYDFIENYTKNFDSYKKILGKYSLGYLSDKCGVDLDKIRELALEYAKGKPSSIITGWGLHRYVQGHLAFRMIDALAAVTGNIGVSGGGVSQGFEEFEYFDFSSVELNELGKNQRKLPMPKIGEAILDTHNPLIKLIVLASGNPVNLNPDSLKVKEGFDSADFVIMMDHFLNDTSESADLFLPTTTYLEEEDLIGSYGHNWVSPINQVVSPQGESKSEFEIFQLLAQRLGIFDEMSGSAKDWLKKLAVPILNKGIDFEDLQNVPQRMIKKTEIPFGDRKFKTESGRFEFIEELSIRDTDIEEFPLKLLSTMAEDFIGSVVPESELVDGFLEVHVHPDILGEKNITDGDKALIESPVGSLIVKVKEDDAVRKDYILTYKGGWLKYNKCVNVLTQPIISEIGDGTPYYDTRVRIKGISNS
- a CDS encoding inositol-3-phosphate synthase; the encoded protein is MEKIKIAIMGLGNCASSLIQGIHYYKNKDPEDAIGLMHPLIGNYTASDIEVVAAFDIDQRKVGKDVSEAIFAKPNCTHVFCPEIPETGVKVSMGKVLDGVAPHMSNYDDDYTFVVSDEEQSDIVEVLKESGAEMLVNYLPVGSEEAVRFYAQCALDAGVAFINCMPVFIVSDPEWSKKFEEKGIPAIGDDIKAQIGATITHRTLANLFRERGVKVERTYQLNTGGNTDFLNMLNRDRLDSKKESKTEAVQSVLAERLPDQDIHIGPSDYVPFQKDNKLCFLRMEGKTFGDVPMNIELRLSVEDSPNSAGCVIDAIRCCKLALQRGVGGQLTSISAYTMKHPPEQFIDEQAYNMVNEFIEGKRER
- a CDS encoding DUF2769 domain-containing protein → MDKFEEKMNEIDQMSKENKRITLNQMKSDCICPICPTYNECAKEVDELLFCITGKSETCITKERGCMCPTCPFAQEYEIGIKYNFYCTRGTELEQRK
- a CDS encoding small multi-drug export protein, whose translation is MDVITGTLLVFGAGILELWAAIPLGLAINLNPVIIGAASALGAIVAAFLVTAVGDSIREKVIKWRYGENKDLKGSRYYKIWNKYGVVGLGLISPLLFGAPVGSALGVALGSRKRPLLIWMSIGIVIWSTGLTAAGYLGLMSFGVIK